From Cucumis melo cultivar AY chromosome 3, USDA_Cmelo_AY_1.0, whole genome shotgun sequence:
CACAACTTAAATGAAACATACTCAACCGTTATCTATCCTTCGAAAATAAATGTTTCTCCTAGATATGGGTTTTAATTACCTCTCAATTGTTTTAAAGATTCTTCGTATCCTTGGTTATGTTATGTATGTTAGGTAGGAAGGGAAACACACCAACTTGAATCAATGTTACtaattttcattatatatatatatatatatatatatatatatatatatagctaaAAGACCATGTGACAACCACTAGTACAACGACACTCCTCAGTCCAGGTTGGAAGAAGACAAAAACAAGAAGTTGGGGTATGCTTAATCAATCACTCAATCCCAAACCTACTGATTTGTATGAATCTGAAGGTACAATCACTCGTCACATGATTTAACCCAAAGACTTCTATGCAAATAAAGCCACAGTACAAACGTGATCTATCAAGAGTAATATAAACAAATTTGAATGCAAAGCTAAAGGCGAACCTTATTGTGATTGAAAATTACGTGGATCCCATTAAGAGGTACCATTATCATCATTTTTACATAGACTATTACCACTACGGTAAGAGAATTATAAATCATACATAGTAACTATAAAAGACGCAAATACCATTATTGATTCACTCTAAACAATAACGATAAGAAGTCAATGATACTAGACAATGCGAAGTAAACAACATCAAGAGAATTATGAATCATACACAGTAACTATAAAAGATGCAAATACCATTATCGATTCACTCTAAACGATAATGATAAGAAGTCAATGATACTAGACAATGCGAAGTAAACAACATCAATCATAATCAAATTATGTTTACAAAACATTTAAGTAATAAATACAATCAAAACATTTAAGTAATAAATACAATCAAAACCAATCCAATTGTGTTTGTGATTAAGAATAGTTATCATTAATCCACAATGAAATTCCATGACGATTATACCAATTTTGATTACGAATAGATATCTTAGCCTAATAGTATACCTctcacaaaaaaataaataagcaGTTGAATGGCAGACAAAAATATACTGTTTTCTTTACCTTACATCTTCAGAGGAGGGCAATAAATGCAATACGGGTCTCATCATTGCTTCAAAAGAATCAACTCAGTACTACCCTCCCACTGATCCAACAAGATAAGATAGCGAGAATCAGTGGGTAGACACAATCAGAAAGTTCCATTACCATTCATTCATTGCACCATTCAATTATTTTCTTCAACACTCACTTACCTTACACTGTATCCCACATAAAAGATACTCATTAGAAAAATATAGTTCACATTTTCTTAAGACTATTTGCATAACAATGACTACAAGTTTGTTAGACTTCATAAAAGGAACTAGTTGTCCCATAAAAATCCCAAAATTCCACTTGATCCATGTATGCAACTCTAAGCTCATTCTAACTTAACTACGACCAAAAGACGCCAAGTCCTTACCAACAGGATAGATAGCCATGGAGAGCATATGCATGTATGCAAGTAGGGGAAGCATATTCTAGGgaaatataattcttaatatGAAAATCAATAATGCAGACAGTTAAATCAAGCAGTCACATGCATACCCTAAGAACTAGCCGACAACCATATCCAAATAACTGACAAAGACTGGCATTatctaaattattattataaatcaGTCATCAACAGACAGGCACAACCAAATAACTGGCAGTCTTGGCATTTTCTTCATAATTTAAGTACAGATGGAAAGCAAATTACTACAAAAAGTTTTGTCTTACCTTGAAAGGTTTTGGCGTAATTTCACACTACTTTTGCAAACTATTGGAATTATCCTCCTTTCTGATATGTACCCATAACTTTGATTGCGAAGCAGtcatttcttttgtttgtctGAAAAAGAAATGTTATAAACAATGAAAGCAAACGCTACCAACGATGCTAGTGATTAAAACAAGGTATATGGAGAAACTAAAAGAACACTCAGGTGGAAGTAGGATTTGAAGAAGTCAAGTCAAATAGACAGAAAGTTTACAATATTATAGAACATTCAAAACAACACAGTTTGACAACCAATAACTTTACAAACTTTTAGGAGTCCTGCAAAGAGGGGACAGGGACTTGTCCACAAATCTGCAGATTTGCTCATTAATTCTTAAATAGTTCAGTTCACAAACTAGATAACTGCTTAGACACCATCAAAGtaacataaacataataattaaaagaaagaaaaaaaaggacaGAAGGTAACAAAGGGATGCACACAAGAACCTATCCCATCCAACACTTTCGTTCCTCGAACCACCTTCCAAAGCCACATATGACGTACTTTTAGTTTAGATCAATCTTGCTCCAACATTTGGATGGATAGCATCAACCGTGGCATTGCAGTTATTAGCTAGCTCCTGTTTCGGCACTTCTCCACTGCCCTAGGAGCtgtaaaattaaaatgaacAGAAATGAGATCAGAATTTGGAAGATTCCATGTTCAAAATTTTTTGTTCTCATTCAAAcacaaaatagttaaaatgaaccatttttgtttttaagattCAAAACTATAACAAAGATTGCATATGTTTTCATCAATTTCACTACACGTGATGCCATCGGCCTCAAGTAATTTTATATGCAGCACCCACATAAGGGGAGTGAGGACCCGATGATCTTTGTCCTCCTATTAATGAGAGTGGTGAATAATAGAACGTCACAAAAAAGTAATTATCGATCAGTCAATATAAGATTATTAAACCGTTTTCAGACGCAGGATGTATCATTCAACATCAGCAGATCTTCATTAGCCACTACGTAAGTTTCTTGCCTAAAATGCAGTTATGCAAAAGAGCCATACGTCATTTGCATGTATACAGCTTCGTATTCTAATCCTACTATGCAGATACAAGCGTGTCATATAGTAAATGCTGCAGAATCTAATGTATTCAAGAATTCATAACATACGCATAAAACTACTCACCCAGTCCAATTGCATCTGAGCTCTTCATAATCCTCAGCCTCTTACAAGAGTCGATGAACATCCTGGATAAGTGAATTCAGAATTAGAAATCAGATGTTCGCTACTGTAAAATATCactattacattattattattgaacaATGACCAcggtatttttcttttattctaagTAAAAGAAATTTCATCAATTGCCAATTATAAACTGTTACGATTTTTCCTAACAAGAACAAGatctgaatataatgaaataaaaCTATGAAAAAATATAAGATAAACCTAAGTATACGGCAATTGAAACCTCCTAGTGAGTGTACCCAAGCCCTAGATCACTCCACATAATAGCTTCCTCTTCACTCACTTACCCTCCCTCTTTTTATAACAAGCAGTAACCACACTTGTACAATAACCTCCCTGCCTATCTAATTACCCTTATACCCCTTACTAATACTAACTAAATATCTGGAACCTAACATAAACATCTTATTATTTGGCAAAATGGGCTTTTACAGGTGGTAGCAAACTCAAATAGCTACTACTGGAAATATAGAAAAGGTGAATGCTCAACCAATAGAGATAAAATGTTCAGAAAAACAGTCTCAGCTTAAAAGAACCTTCGAAAAGAGACTGTTGGTTTTCTCAATTACAGTCACAAGTTTACGTACAACATGCAACATGTTTGCAAGGCTTTACAGCGTTTGATGGCTTTGATCAAGCttgaaacaaataaaagagatagAAAGTGTGAAGtgaaagaaggaaaaggaagaaTAGGAAGAGAAGGAAGGCTATAAAAACATAGTTATCTAAACGAAGGGCATTAACTCCAAATGCTTCTGTCACTGGCATCCATTACATTCATAAACATCTACCTACGCCGTCTAAACAGTAGCCACCTGGTTTTTACCAAATttcttgagtttttttttttttttttttttgtccttttttttccTATCTTTAGGGCAAGAACCTGAGCAATCAAGAAGAATGGAAAAATGTACAAGcgcataaaaaaattaaaaacaaaacagaaTTCCACGGAAATCCCAAAACAAAAGAAGGATTCCCATTCAAAAGGATTGAACTAAGCtttctaaataaaaaataaactataattCAGAAAGCCTGATGCACAAACACCTATAAGGAAGCATTAGACCAAACAACCTCCCTAAACCTCCTCCCAAGATCTCTTCACCCCCAAAAAATCCGACTATTTCTCTCCTCTCAATTATCCTCCAAAAACagaacaaatattttaaaaaatgaaataaaatctaaaaaaagaacgcaaaaacaaacaatttgGAGTTATGATTAGAAGCAATAAAAGTCGAGAGAGATTTCATCGGTCTTTTACATGCAATATTTGACCTAAACCAATCCGAGTCAAGATTAGAAACAAGAAAGTCTAACAAAAAGACAAACCAACCAATTTGAACGGTATAACTTACTCCCAAGGGACATCACCAACGAGCATCCAGTCACCATCTTTATCCTCATATGTTAGAACATATTCTGAGCCATGAAGAAGATCTTTCAGCTTGCTCTCACTCATTTTCTCCATGCCCAGAGCTCCATGAGCTCCATATTGACCTGCTCAATACTGAAACAACAGTAACTAGATCCATGGAAACTAGACAGGTAATTTTCAAGTATCAGTTTTGAAATTAACACTACTATTTTCATCATGTGACAGATTTTTCAATTGAATAGAAAGTTTCAAAAAGCTCACCTATAGTGAAACAGCTGAACATCTTCTCAAGGGCAGAAGACAGCTCCTGATAGGCAGAGTAATTCCTCAGATCTACCTTCCTAAGATAAGGAGCACCATCCATGCTGACTTTGATAAAGAGTGCCCCAGCCATTGCCTTTCCATCAACTTCATCGTTGTTCTTTGAAGTTGTAGCCAATGTGTTCTTCCTGAAAGATCTTATGGGCGGCCAACCCACAACCTGTGCCCTGCAAGTGCAGCAGATAAGCTACCATCTCTCCGAGTTGAGGCAAAACTTGTAGCCAACCTCCCACTCCTTATCTATAACTTACTTGGAAACAGGTGCGCTGGTGTTGTTATTAGCAGTTTCATTATGAGATGGTCTAGATTCACTATTTTCTTGAGGCCTCTCTTGTACAGCCTTTTGTGTAGTTGGCTCTTTCACTTTCCCCATTTGACTTCCAAGGTTCTCTAGCAAAGAACCAGCTTTCAAACCTATGTTAGCGTGATATTTTTCCTGCATCAGATTAAATTGCTCTACAGTTAAGCCTTGAGACCACAAATTACAACTCCTGCAAGCctttcaaaaagaaaaggaaaaaacagaGGGAATTTCACCTCTGAGAATTCGTTCATAGCATCAGAAAACCCCCTTTTGTTGCCTGAGACAACAGTCTTTTGTGGGGAAGAGTAATGACCATCACTTGATGGGTGCAAAGGAAATAGTGGTTTTTCATCAAGTTGAGAAGAGCTACGCAAGCAATTATCCGGATCCCTCTCGGGGGATTCAGATCCAGGGAGACCAAGCCTCAGTTCTGTAGCCTTAAGATTCAGCGAGGGTTTGTTCCCATCGGATTTTGTGGCAGTCATACAGCTGTCCTCTGAAGAAGAATCAGATAATCCCATGTAATTACGCTCTTCAAATCCCAAATTGTTGGGACTGACACTCTCCATCGAGTTTGAGGAAGCCAACAGAGTGACATTGCTGCGACTTTCCTCCACCTCCCCAACATCAAGTAATGGTGGAGACATCAAAATTCCAGAAAGAAAAAGCCCCGGATTTTATATCTGCATAAAACAAAACACGATAAATCTCCCAATTTCAACTAGAGAGCCAGACTGCATAGATTCTTCTCTTCTTTATACTTTGTTATTCGTCCAGCTCCCTAGACTATAAGACACCGCTCCCAATTTCAAATTACACTTTTATCCATCCAACAAGGTCaggaaaaacaatcaaataaataaagaagaaaatggaCATTAAGATTGGAAACTTTCATCTTCATTAACCCAAAGATACTTCTCTCAAATATGGCGTGAAATTCAGTGAGGAACAGAAACCTTTCCAAAATAACAGACTGCAAAGCACTGCGCTGAGTACACTGAAACATATCGGAATTTCACATATAACAACCTAAATTATTTGCATAACTGTTGAGAATTGGGGAGCCGCAGAAACAGTCAcatagaaaagaaaatcaaaataaagAACAAGAACAATCTGGTACTCGTAGCTTTTGCCCCCGAAATCCGGAAGTATATAAGAGGCAGAGAAAACAAAGTACCTAAGCCAAAACAAATAAATCTACAAAATGAACATGTGTGTAGTGCTGGTATAAAAGCATTAAATTCCACAGGGATAACTGAAACCGAAATCAATCCAAagatcaaaaagaaaaaagaaaattcgtTTCACAAACAATAAATAAAGAGTAAAATTCGTAGCTCTTGACTTCCTATTCAGCAAGTTGAAAAACAAAGGACAGAAGTCGCAGATCTTAAATTCCAAAATTCTTACAGATAATAGCAAacgggaaaaaaaaaataagaagaagaagattcagTCTAACAAGCAGCACACATTAGTCAAAACAACGAAAAACTAACCAAAATACCTCCACCTTTCACCAATATTCTCAACTCACAAACTATGAGATTCATTCATAAACTGTATGAGCTGGAGAAAGACACAaatagagaagaaaagaagaacaGTAACAAAAACTAACATGAAGACAACAAAGAatcggaaaaaaaaaacacagaaTCA
This genomic window contains:
- the LOC103488149 gene encoding auxin-responsive protein IAA9-like, which encodes MSPPLLDVGEVEESRSNVTLLASSNSMESVSPNNLGFEERNYMGLSDSSSEDSCMTATKSDGNKPSLNLKATELRLGLPGSESPERDPDNCLRSSSQLDEKPLFPLHPSSDGHYSSPQKTVVSGNKRGFSDAMNEFSEEKYHANIGLKAGSLLENLGSQMGKVKEPTTQKAVQERPQENSESRPSHNETANNNTSAPVSKAQVVGWPPIRSFRKNTLATTSKNNDEVDGKAMAGALFIKVSMDGAPYLRKVDLRNYSAYQELSSALEKMFSCFTIGQYGAHGALGMEKMSESKLKDLLHGSEYVLTYEDKDGDWMLVGDVPWEMFIDSCKRLRIMKSSDAIGLAPRAVEKCRNRS